The genomic segment CATGCAGAGTGCAGCAATCACGCTTGTAAAAGGCGATTTGAATGGGATTGTCAGGGCAAGGGAATTGAGCCACAAAGTAATGCGGAACATCAAACAGAATCTCTTTTTTGCGTTCGTTTACAACTCCTTGGGTGTTCCGGTTGCAGCCGGTATTTTGTTCCCGTTTTTTGGCATCCTGCTGAGCCCCATGATTGCCGCCGCTGCCATGAGTTTTAGTTCAGTTTCGGTTATTTCAAATGCATTACGGTTAAGAAAAGTATAGTTTATTGCTTCGGTCGGTATCTGCAAACAAAAAAACAAAATCAAAAAAAAAGTAAAATGAAAAATAACCACAAAATGAATCAAAACAAAGAAAACAAAAGTCAATATGCTAAATTCATATTGATGTTGCTTGGTTCCTTTATCGCAATGTACATAACAATGTATTTTAATACCTACGAGATAGGCCACGTTTATTTCAGTCTTACCCGTTTTTACATGGCTTGCACGGGGATTTCAGCAATGGCAGTGATAATGCTGTTATTTATGTTAAGTATGTACAAGAATAAAAAGAAAAATATTGCTATTATTTTGGGCAGTTTAATTCTTTTTACAAGTGCTTTAGCCTTGGTAAGGTCGCAAACTCCGATTGGTGATGTATTATATATGGAAGCAATGATTCCACATCATTCTATAGCTATTCTCACCAGTAAAAGAGCAGCTATTAAAGATCCGGAGGTAAGAAAGTTGGCCGATGAAATTATAGAGGCCCAGGAAAGAGAAATTGCAGAAATGAAAGAGTTTATTAAAAGATTACAGTCAGATAAGTAATCTACTGTCTCGGATAACATCTTGAGTACTTGCCTGTCAGCGCTTAGCTTCTGT from the Bacteroidales bacterium genome contains:
- a CDS encoding DUF305 domain-containing protein, giving the protein MKNNHKMNQNKENKSQYAKFILMLLGSFIAMYITMYFNTYEIGHVYFSLTRFYMACTGISAMAVIMLLFMLSMYKNKKKNIAIILGSLILFTSALALVRSQTPIGDVLYMEAMIPHHSIAILTSKRAAIKDPEVRKLADEIIEAQEREIAEMKEFIKRLQSDK